In a single window of the Solea senegalensis isolate Sse05_10M linkage group LG1, IFAPA_SoseM_1, whole genome shotgun sequence genome:
- the LOC122770543 gene encoding transcription factor jun-D-like, with translation METTLYPGSEVNTPRVSSTFSHNTMMKKEVNLNLDDQNSELKSNPLRDTDGLLNSPDLALLKLTSPDLERLIIQSNGLVTANTANTNPSSQFLYPKSASDEQEFAEGFVKALEDLHKQNQLSEAGCVSVDRLELLASSNAVGPVGLQTSDLPVYTTLTGYAASPLGATTINYSTDTIPFPPPPSHLASAQQQAAAAAALSRLQSAGVVKDEPQTVPDMQSFGDSPPLSPIDMDNQERIKAERKKLRNRIAASKCRKRKLERISRLEDKVKNLKTQNTELASTASVLREQVAQLKQKVMNHVSSGCQLLPNQVQAY, from the coding sequence ATGGAAACAACCCTCTACCCAGGCAGCGAGGTGAACACTCCGAGGGTTTCCAGCACCTTTTCCCACAACACGATGATGAAGAAGGAAGTCAATCTGAACCTGGACGACCAGAACTCCGAGCTCAAATCCAACCCGCTCCGAGACACCGACGGACTCCTCAACTCTCCAGACTTGGCACTCTTGAAACTAACCTCTCCGGACCTGGAGCGCCTGATCATCCAGTCCAACGGCCTGGTCACCGCCAACACCGCTAACACGAACCCTTCCTCCCAGTTCCTCTACCCGAAGTCCGCCAGCGACGAGCAAGAGTTCGCCGAGGGTTTCGTGAAAGCGCTGGAGGATCTTCACAAGCAGAACCAGCTGAGCGAGGCGGGCTGCGTCTCCGTGGACAGACTGGAGCTGCTCGCTTCTTCTAACGCAGTCGGACCCGTCGGGCTCCAGACCTCAGACCTGCCCGTGTACACTACTTTGACCGGTTATGCGGCGAGTCCGCTCGGAGCCACCACCATCAACTACTCCACGGACACCATCCCCTTCCCGCCGCCTCCGTCTCATCTGGCCAGCGCTCAGCAGCAGGCGGCCGCTGCGGCTGCGCTGTCACGACTCCAGTCCGCCGGTGTGGTGAAGGACGAGCCGCAGACCGTACCGGACATGCAGAGCTTCGGTGACAGTCCGCCACTGTCTCCCATCGACATGGACAACCAGGAGCGCATCAAGGCGGAGAGGAAAAAGCTGCGGAACAGGATAGCCGCGTCCAAATGCCGCAAGAGAAAACTGGAGCGGATCTCCAGACTGGAGGACAAGGTCAAGaacctgaaaacacagaatACAGAGCTGGCCTCCACAGCCAGTGTCCTCAGAGAGCAGGTGGCCCAGCTGAAGCAGAAAGTGATGAACCATGTCAGCAGTGGGTGTCAGCTTTTACCAAACCAGGTCCAGGCTTATTAA
- the LOC122770549 gene encoding ras-related protein Rab-3A-like, giving the protein MASANATYGQKETSDQNFDYMFKILIIGNSSVGKTSFLFRYADDSFTPAFVSTVGIDFKVKTIYRNDKRIKLQIWDTAGQERYRTITTAYYRGAMGFILMYDITNEESFNAVQDWSTQIKTYSWDNAQVLLVGNKCDMEDERVVAPERGRQLSEQLGFEYFEASAKDNINVKQTFERLVDIICERMAESLDNNDPTVTGAKQGPQLNEQPQRPHQDCAC; this is encoded by the exons ATGGCGTCTGCAAATGCCACATACGGACAGAAGGAGACCTCGGACCAGAACTTTGATTACATGTTTAAAATCCTCATCATCGGCAACAGCAGCGTAGGAAAGACATCCTTCCTTTTCCGCTATGCAGATGACTCCTTCACACCAGCCTTTGTCAGTACAGTGGGCATTGACTTTAAGGTCAAGACCATATACAGGAACGACAAGAGGATAAAGCTGCAGATCTGG GACACTGCTGGCCAGGAACGCTACAGGACTATCACCACAGCTTATTACAGAGGAGCAATGGGCTTCATACTCATGTATGACATCACTAACGAGGAATCCTTCAATGCTGTGCAAGACTG GTCAACTCAGATCAAGACATACTCATGGGACAATGCTCAGGTGCTCCTGGTGGGAAACAAGTGTGACATGGAGGATGAACGAGTTGTGGCTCCAGAGAGAGGTCGACAGCTGTCAGAACAGCTGG GTTTTGAGTACTTTGAAGCAAGTGCCAAAGATAACATTAATGTGAAGCAGACGTTCGAGCGGCTGGTGGACATCATCTGTGAGAGGATGGCCGAGAGCCTGGACAACAACGACCCCACTGTTACCGGAGCTAAACAGGGGCCACAGCTTAACGAGCAGCCTCAAAGGCCCCATCAGGATTGTGCTTGCTAA
- the LOC122770557 gene encoding pyroglutamyl-peptidase 1-like: protein MTDPREMSNKRKVIVTGFEPFGEHAVNSSWVAVQELEQLGLGEAVELYVREVPVDYQAVERLLPSLWKELQPQLVVHVGVSGLATTVTLEQCGHNRGYKRLDNCSFCPASQCCMENGSDCIDSVLDMELVCRRVNDSDIGVTVSVSKDAGRYLCDYTYYTSLYLGRGHSAFVHVPPLGKPYSSRDLGRALQAVVQEMLSLLELDCTEEERKTQ, encoded by the exons ATGACAGACCCGAGGGAAATGTCCAATAAGAGGAAAGTCATTGTAACAG GCTTTGAGCCTTTTGGAGAACACGCAGTAAACTCCAGCTGGGTGGCAGTGCAG GAATTGGAACAATTAGGACTGGGCGAGGCTGTAGAACTTTATGTACGTGAGGTACCTGTCGATTACCAGGCTGTTGAGAGGCTGCTGCCATCACTGTGGAAAGAGCTGCAGCCACAG TTAGTAGTCCATGTTGGTGTTTCTGGATTAGCGACCACAGTCACTCTGGAGCAGTGCGGCCACAACAGGGGTTACAAACGCCTGGACAACTGCAGCTTCTGCCCAGCGTCTCAGTGCTGCATGGAGAACGGATCCGACTGCATAGACTCAGTGCTGGACATGGAGTTAGTCTGCAGAAGGGTCAATGACTCTGACATTGGGGTGACCGTGTCTGTATCTAAAGACGCTGGAAG GTATCTGTGTGACTACACCTACTACACGTCTTTGTATCTTGGGCGGGGCCACTCTGCCTTCGTCCATGTGCCACCTTTAGGAAAACCCTACAGCAGCCGGGACCTGGGCCGAGCCCTTCAGGCTGTCGTACAGGAGATGCTGAGCCTACTGGAGCTGGATTGTACTGAGGAGGAGCGTAAAACACAATGA